A section of the Saccharopolyspora gregorii genome encodes:
- a CDS encoding beta-galactosidase — protein MPRRDPVSEAQSARAEPAAATTTLARRLRRWWLPASAVAALLVLALLAYSLRAGPGPQPLHSLPPNWTDVPAEIDPDFVGVTVSSSTGGMPGFPVDSVRLWDSGTRWQDLEPERGRYDWRTLDRLLDSAQDAGLPVVFTFGGTPSWASPRGERSAYRDDARTGPPDDLADWERFVTAVATRAAGRVEAYELWDLGPPHFDGTAEVLVEMTEIGSRVVRELDPRAQVVCPAFGELWDPAADAHLERFAALHGYDHCDAAPVELRPRRTSDPPETTTELATRVEATLHRGGASPRMWNTGAGSDDPYEPQVPAELAADFAVRWYLIGLWMDYDRVYFDGWGGDEVPIPLQVAGFQPTEAGRYVGELREWLRGARISSCGHGAEALLPDNVWQCRFDRGGRAFVIRWTHEGTAEMAPDPGMAVVQRLDGSRDRLRPGERMEVTGSPVLLRAG, from the coding sequence GTGCCGCGCCGGGACCCCGTTTCCGAGGCGCAGTCCGCCCGCGCCGAGCCCGCTGCCGCCACCACGACCCTCGCGCGACGCCTCCGCCGCTGGTGGTTACCGGCATCGGCGGTCGCGGCGCTGCTGGTGCTCGCGCTGCTCGCGTACTCGCTGCGCGCGGGGCCCGGGCCGCAGCCGCTGCACAGCCTCCCGCCGAACTGGACCGACGTGCCCGCGGAGATCGATCCCGACTTCGTGGGCGTCACCGTGAGCAGTTCCACCGGCGGGATGCCCGGCTTCCCGGTCGATTCCGTGCGGCTGTGGGACTCGGGGACGCGCTGGCAGGACCTCGAACCGGAACGCGGGCGCTACGACTGGCGGACCCTCGACCGGCTGCTCGACTCCGCCCAGGACGCGGGATTGCCAGTGGTGTTCACCTTCGGTGGGACACCGAGCTGGGCGAGTCCGCGCGGTGAGCGCTCCGCCTACCGCGATGATGCGCGCACCGGACCGCCCGACGACCTCGCCGACTGGGAGCGGTTCGTCACCGCCGTCGCGACCCGTGCCGCGGGCCGGGTGGAGGCCTACGAGCTGTGGGACCTCGGGCCGCCGCACTTCGACGGCACGGCGGAGGTCCTGGTGGAGATGACCGAGATCGGCAGCCGGGTGGTGCGGGAGCTGGACCCGCGCGCGCAGGTGGTCTGCCCGGCTTTCGGCGAGCTGTGGGATCCGGCCGCCGACGCGCACCTGGAGCGGTTCGCGGCGCTGCACGGCTACGACCACTGCGACGCGGCACCGGTGGAGCTGCGCCCGCGCCGGACGAGCGACCCGCCGGAGACCACGACCGAGCTCGCCACCCGCGTGGAGGCGACCCTGCACCGCGGCGGCGCGAGCCCGCGGATGTGGAACACCGGGGCCGGCTCCGACGACCCGTACGAGCCGCAGGTCCCCGCCGAGCTCGCCGCCGACTTCGCGGTCCGCTGGTACCTGATCGGGCTGTGGATGGACTACGACCGCGTCTACTTCGACGGCTGGGGCGGCGACGAGGTGCCGATCCCGTTGCAGGTGGCCGGTTTCCAGCCGACCGAGGCCGGCCGGTACGTCGGTGAGCTGCGGGAGTGGTTGCGCGGTGCGCGGATCAGCTCCTGCGGGCACGGGGCGGAGGCGCTGCTGCCGGACAACGTCTGGCAGTGCCGGTTCGACCGGGGCGGCCGGGCCTTCGTCATCCGCTGGACGCACGAGGGGACCGCGGAGATGGCGCCGGACCCGGGCATGGCGGTGGTGCAGCGGCTGGACGGCTCCCGCGACCGCTTGCGGCCGGGGGAGCGGATGGAGGTCACCGGCAGTCCCGTGCTGCTCCGCGCCGGATGA